One Vicinamibacterales bacterium DNA window includes the following coding sequences:
- a CDS encoding ABC transporter permease, with amino-acid sequence MPPRAFRWLLHLLPREFRERYGRDMEAAFEADRRSAAGRGAALETGRLWMATVVDLLRTAPGEHLEILGRDVRVALRGWRSRPVPTAAAVAALAIGIGANVATFAVVDAVLLAPLDYRDADRLVSVKETSRGEPSNLGYLSFVDTAGRARAFTDLVAASQSTATFSEGDQPAERVNGMRVSRQYFDMVGVRPRLGRPFSDAEDRPGEARRVAILSDGLWRRRFAADPGVIGRRVLISDVPMTVVGVMPPGVDDLIASRLYRGAEVWFPLGYDPAAPFACRTCRHLAVFGRLAPGVSAAAAEREVSDLFAEFERAHPTEYTQAAARVVPLREVFLGPVRPALFLLWAGVALLLLVACANVASLQLLRASERTADVAVRAALGVTRGRLARLFVTESVLLSAAGTLAGLAPAWAAVRLIATSGPRELPRLASAALDGRAIAVAVGIAVASGLVFAVVPLRRLSRGATSDALHGAGRRTEGTGAWRFRAGLVAANVAMAAVLLAGAAALTRNVQRILAVEPGFEPGHVLTLRLWAGGARFTKGEPSEAIATAVTFYTDLLDRVRALPGVETAAGVTTLPLGGGVDAYGLHIVGRFTANPEDAPMADRFVVTPGFFETLRVPLQRGRYLGAGDGAGATRVAVINRAAADELFPGEDPLGHQVVLGGQQGDPRTIVGIVGDVRHQGLDRPAGIQVYVPQAQWAWAETLMTLVVRTAGDPLALARPVREAVLALDRSQPVTDIEPYDTVVAATTGTRRFVATGLTVFGLLALLLAVVGLYGALSVSVEQRRLEIGIRLALGARAGEVRGMVLSRGLRPVALGLGLGALAVAGASRLAAAQGYPAGTDPGPLVGALALLAAAGVLACLVPAWRAGHVDPARSLRAE; translated from the coding sequence ATGCCCCCCCGTGCGTTCCGGTGGCTGCTGCACCTGCTCCCGCGCGAGTTCCGCGAGCGCTACGGCCGCGACATGGAGGCCGCGTTCGAGGCGGATCGCCGCTCGGCGGCCGGCCGTGGTGCCGCGCTGGAGACCGGACGGCTCTGGATGGCCACTGTCGTCGACCTGCTTCGGACGGCGCCCGGGGAGCACCTCGAGATCCTCGGACGCGACGTCCGCGTCGCGCTCCGGGGCTGGCGCAGCCGGCCGGTGCCGACGGCGGCGGCCGTGGCCGCGCTGGCGATCGGCATCGGCGCCAACGTCGCGACCTTCGCCGTGGTGGACGCGGTGCTCCTCGCGCCCCTCGACTACCGTGACGCCGACCGGCTCGTGAGCGTGAAGGAGACGAGCCGCGGCGAGCCGTCCAACCTCGGCTACCTGTCGTTCGTCGACACCGCCGGACGCGCGCGCGCCTTCACCGACCTGGTGGCGGCGTCGCAGTCCACGGCCACCTTCAGCGAGGGCGACCAGCCGGCCGAGCGCGTCAACGGCATGCGGGTCTCGCGGCAGTACTTCGACATGGTCGGCGTCCGGCCCCGGCTCGGCCGCCCGTTCTCCGACGCGGAGGACCGTCCCGGCGAAGCCCGCCGCGTGGCCATTCTCAGCGACGGCCTGTGGCGCCGGCGCTTCGCGGCCGATCCCGGCGTCATCGGCCGGCGCGTGCTGATCTCGGACGTCCCGATGACGGTGGTCGGCGTGATGCCGCCGGGCGTGGACGATCTCATCGCGAGCCGGCTCTATCGCGGCGCCGAGGTGTGGTTCCCGCTCGGCTACGATCCCGCGGCGCCCTTCGCGTGCCGCACCTGCCGGCACCTCGCCGTCTTCGGCCGGCTGGCGCCCGGCGTGTCGGCCGCGGCGGCCGAACGGGAGGTCTCGGATCTGTTCGCCGAGTTCGAACGCGCGCACCCCACCGAGTACACGCAGGCGGCCGCCCGGGTGGTGCCGCTGCGCGAGGTCTTCCTCGGCCCCGTCCGTCCGGCCCTGTTCCTGCTCTGGGCGGGCGTCGCGCTCCTGCTGCTCGTCGCGTGCGCGAACGTCGCCAGCCTGCAGCTGCTGCGGGCCAGCGAGCGCACGGCCGACGTCGCGGTCAGGGCGGCGCTCGGCGTCACGCGGGGCCGCCTGGCGCGCCTGTTCGTGACCGAGTCGGTACTGCTGTCGGCGGCGGGGACGCTGGCGGGGCTGGCCCCGGCCTGGGCGGCAGTGCGCCTGATCGCCACTTCGGGGCCGCGAGAACTGCCGCGCCTGGCGTCGGCCGCCCTCGACGGCCGGGCCATCGCCGTGGCGGTCGGCATCGCCGTGGCGAGCGGGCTCGTGTTCGCGGTGGTGCCGCTGCGCCGCCTGTCGAGGGGCGCGACGAGCGACGCCCTGCACGGCGCGGGCCGGCGGACCGAGGGCACAGGGGCGTGGCGCTTCAGGGCGGGCCTCGTCGCCGCGAACGTCGCGATGGCGGCGGTGCTGCTCGCCGGCGCGGCGGCGCTCACCAGGAACGTGCAGCGGATCCTCGCCGTGGAGCCGGGCTTCGAGCCCGGCCACGTGCTGACGCTTCGCCTCTGGGCCGGTGGCGCCCGGTTCACCAAGGGCGAGCCATCGGAGGCGATCGCGACGGCGGTCACGTTCTACACGGATCTCCTCGACCGCGTGCGGGCGCTGCCGGGCGTGGAGACGGCGGCCGGCGTGACCACGCTGCCGCTCGGCGGCGGCGTCGACGCCTACGGGCTGCACATCGTCGGCCGGTTCACCGCGAACCCCGAAGACGCGCCGATGGCCGACCGGTTCGTGGTGACGCCGGGCTTCTTCGAGACGCTGCGGGTTCCGCTGCAGCGCGGGCGCTACCTCGGAGCCGGCGACGGCGCCGGCGCCACGCGGGTCGCCGTGATCAACCGGGCGGCGGCGGACGAGCTCTTTCCCGGCGAGGACCCGCTCGGGCACCAGGTGGTGCTCGGCGGTCAGCAGGGCGATCCGCGGACGATCGTCGGGATCGTCGGCGACGTGCGGCACCAGGGCCTCGATCGCCCCGCGGGGATCCAGGTCTACGTGCCGCAGGCGCAGTGGGCGTGGGCCGAGACGCTGATGACGCTCGTGGTCCGGACGGCGGGCGATCCGCTCGCGCTGGCCCGACCCGTGCGCGAGGCGGTGCTGGCGCTGGATCGATCCCAGCCCGTGACCGACATCGAACCCTATGACACGGTCGTCGCCGCGACGACGGGCACTCGGCGGTTCGTGGCGACGGGCCTCACCGTCTTCGGCCTGCTCGCGCTGCTGCTCGCGGTGGTGGGCCTCTACGGCGCGCTCAGCGTCAGTGTGGAACAGCGGCGGCTCGAGATCGGCATCCGCCTGGCGCTGGGCGCGCGGGCGGGAGAGGTGCGCGGCATGGTCCTGTCCCGCGGCCTCAGGCCCGTGGCGCTCGGACTGGGGCTGGGCGCGCTGGCCGTCGCGGGCGCCAGCCGGCTCGCGGCCGCGCAGGGCTATCCGGCGGGAACGGACCCGGGACCGCTCGTCGGGGCCTTGGCCCTCCTGGCGGCGGCCGGCGTCCTGGCGTGCCTGGTGCCGGCGTGGCGCGCCGGTCACGTCGACCCGGCGCGGTCGCTGCGCGCCGAATAG
- a CDS encoding PadR family transcriptional regulator: protein MARFDPSSYLPLTPAMFQVLVALADGEKHGYAIIKEVARRTDGKVRLRAATLYSALRRFVDDGLIRETMERPDPALDDERRRYYQLTDRGRAVAVAEARRMAETLAQARLKLGAL from the coding sequence ATGGCCCGATTCGACCCATCGTCGTACCTCCCGCTCACGCCCGCCATGTTCCAGGTGCTGGTGGCCCTGGCCGACGGCGAGAAGCACGGCTACGCCATCATCAAGGAGGTGGCGCGGCGGACGGATGGCAAGGTCCGGCTGCGCGCGGCCACCCTGTACTCGGCCCTCCGGCGGTTCGTGGACGACGGGCTCATCCGCGAGACGATGGAGCGCCCCGACCCCGCGCTCGACGACGAGCGCCGCCGCTACTACCAGTTGACCGACCGCGGCCGGGCGGTGGCGGTGGCCGAGGCGCGCCGCATGGCCGAGACGCTGGCCCAGGCGCGCCTGAAGCTGGGAGCGCTCTGA
- a CDS encoding cation:proton antiporter — MGIAGDFVLIVVAGLAGAVAARALGLPLLVGYIAAGVAVGPHTAGPTVANIEDIELLSEIGVALLLFALGLEISLRDLRAVRAVAVVGGPLQIVFTGAFAAWLGRAGAGMTGVEALWFGAMAALSSTMVVLKTLAATGTQATLASRVMIGLLVIQDLAVVPMLIVLPQLGATSGTGGRLLRAGLLAGTFLLGMVLAGTRLLPPILRVIVRWGSRELFLVAVVAASVGVGALAHEFGLSFAIGAFVAGLVLSESELSHQALSDVAPLRDVFGLLFFVTVGMLLDPRVVLDRAGAIALLVGALVAGKAAIAGGIARAFGYRNLAPWIVGLGLAQVGEFGVVLARAGRAGGFLSAGTYDLVLACTILSMAISPLVFPGLLPAVRAWTRWLRPPVAGDRELPVTRLENHAIVAGYGRTGRAVVDALVETGVPHLALDSSHDALAAPLEQGLPVIWGDVASEHILDAAGVAQARMLVAAVPDRHAARAAIAYARRVNPRIFVVARATTAEEVEALRALRVDAMVQPEFEGGIEMVRRALVELDRSGDDVDGVVAELRRRQYDPPGAS; from the coding sequence ATGGGCATCGCGGGCGACTTCGTCCTGATCGTCGTGGCCGGCCTCGCCGGCGCCGTCGCGGCACGCGCGCTGGGGCTGCCGCTGCTGGTCGGCTACATCGCCGCGGGCGTTGCGGTGGGGCCGCACACGGCCGGGCCGACGGTGGCCAACATCGAAGACATCGAGCTGCTCTCCGAGATCGGCGTGGCGCTGCTGCTCTTCGCCCTCGGCCTGGAGATCTCGCTGCGCGACCTGCGCGCGGTCCGGGCCGTCGCCGTCGTCGGCGGGCCGCTGCAGATCGTCTTCACCGGGGCGTTCGCCGCGTGGCTGGGGCGGGCCGGTGCCGGCATGACGGGCGTGGAGGCGCTGTGGTTCGGGGCGATGGCGGCGCTGTCGAGCACCATGGTCGTCCTGAAGACCCTGGCGGCCACGGGCACGCAGGCCACGCTGGCGAGCCGCGTCATGATTGGCCTGCTCGTCATCCAGGACCTCGCAGTGGTGCCGATGCTCATCGTGCTCCCGCAGCTCGGCGCGACCTCCGGCACCGGGGGACGCCTCCTCAGGGCCGGACTCCTCGCGGGGACCTTCCTGCTCGGCATGGTGCTCGCCGGTACGCGCCTCCTGCCGCCCATCCTCCGCGTGATCGTGCGCTGGGGATCGCGCGAGCTCTTCCTCGTGGCCGTCGTGGCCGCCAGCGTCGGCGTCGGCGCGCTCGCACACGAGTTCGGCCTGTCCTTCGCCATCGGCGCCTTCGTCGCCGGCCTGGTGCTGAGCGAGTCCGAACTGAGCCATCAGGCGCTGAGCGACGTGGCGCCGCTGCGCGACGTCTTCGGGCTGCTCTTCTTCGTCACCGTCGGCATGCTGCTCGACCCACGGGTCGTCCTCGACCGCGCCGGCGCGATTGCGCTCCTCGTCGGCGCCCTCGTCGCCGGCAAGGCCGCCATCGCCGGCGGCATCGCGCGGGCCTTCGGCTACAGGAACCTCGCGCCGTGGATCGTCGGACTCGGCCTGGCGCAAGTCGGGGAGTTCGGCGTCGTGCTGGCACGGGCGGGACGCGCCGGTGGCTTCCTGAGTGCCGGCACGTACGACCTGGTCCTGGCCTGCACGATCCTCTCGATGGCCATCTCGCCCCTCGTCTTTCCAGGGCTGCTCCCGGCCGTCAGGGCGTGGACCCGGTGGCTGCGGCCGCCGGTGGCCGGCGACAGGGAACTGCCGGTCACGCGCCTCGAGAACCACGCGATCGTGGCCGGGTACGGGCGGACCGGACGGGCCGTGGTGGATGCGCTCGTCGAAACGGGCGTGCCGCACCTCGCGCTCGACTCGTCGCACGACGCCCTGGCCGCGCCGCTCGAGCAGGGGCTGCCCGTCATCTGGGGCGACGTGGCGAGCGAGCACATCCTCGACGCGGCCGGCGTCGCCCAGGCCCGGATGCTCGTCGCGGCCGTGCCCGATCGCCACGCCGCCAGGGCCGCCATCGCCTACGCGCGCCGCGTCAATCCCCGGATCTTCGTCGTGGCGCGCGCGACGACGGCGGAGGAAGTGGAGGCGCTCCGGGCCCTGCGCGTGGATGCGATGGTGCAGCCCGAGTTCGAGGGCGGCATCGAGATGGTGCGCCGCGCGCTGGTGGAGCTGGACCGGAGCGGCGACGACGTGGACGGCGTGGTGGCCGAGCTGCGGCGCCGCCAGTACGACCCGCCGGGCGCGTCGTAG
- a CDS encoding cation diffusion facilitator family transporter: protein MTAHAADLRIGRRLAVAGIAASATLAVVNITVGLIAHSTSVFATGVEFAGDVLASTMVLLGMIAAARPADANHPYGHGRVETLGAFVVGAILATGGAGICVTSFRTLGEVAPTPAPAALGVLVLAIAVRGAMSGLKFRVGRRLRSAALTADAWNDLMDLVSAVVALAAVGLSIASPVRFRAADHVGGIVVGLVVVTMGLRVLYDAALDLVDTMPAPDLIERLRVTALEVPGVLGVDKAYARKTGLRYHVDLHVEVAPGMTVGEAHEVAGRVRSRLRERLDWVADVLVHIEPLPEPAPPAA, encoded by the coding sequence TCGCGGCGAGCGCCACCCTCGCCGTCGTCAACATCACGGTCGGCCTGATCGCGCACTCCACGTCGGTCTTCGCCACCGGTGTCGAGTTCGCCGGAGACGTCCTGGCGTCCACGATGGTGCTCCTGGGCATGATCGCGGCCGCGCGGCCGGCGGATGCGAACCATCCGTATGGCCACGGCCGCGTCGAGACGCTCGGGGCCTTCGTCGTCGGCGCGATCCTGGCGACGGGCGGGGCCGGCATCTGCGTGACCTCGTTTCGCACGCTGGGCGAGGTCGCGCCAACGCCGGCGCCCGCGGCGCTCGGCGTGCTCGTCCTCGCGATTGCCGTACGCGGCGCGATGTCGGGCCTGAAGTTCCGGGTCGGCCGGCGCCTGCGGAGCGCGGCGCTCACGGCCGATGCCTGGAACGACCTGATGGACCTCGTGTCGGCCGTCGTGGCCCTGGCGGCCGTCGGCCTCTCGATCGCGTCTCCCGTCCGGTTCCGCGCGGCCGATCACGTCGGCGGGATCGTCGTCGGGCTGGTCGTCGTGACGATGGGGCTTCGCGTGCTCTACGACGCCGCCCTGGACCTGGTGGACACGATGCCCGCGCCGGACCTGATCGAGCGGCTGCGGGTGACGGCGCTCGAGGTGCCGGGTGTGCTCGGCGTGGACAAGGCCTATGCCAGGAAGACCGGTCTCCGGTATCACGTGGACCTGCACGTCGAGGTGGCGCCGGGCATGACGGTGGGCGAGGCCCACGAGGTGGCCGGCCGAGTGCGCAGCCGTCTCCGGGAGCGCCTCGACTGGGTGGCCGACGTGCTCGTGCACATCGAGCCGCTGCCGGAGCCGGCCCCGCCAGCCGCCTGA